The Candidatus Sphingomonas colombiensis genome contains the following window.
ACCGCCGCCGCCAAATCCGCGCTCGTATCGAGCAGCGTGCCATCGAGATCGAAACCCACGATTGTGAACGGAAAAACATGCATCGGACAGGTGCCAGACAGCAGCGCTCTGGAAATGGCAAGCATCCAATGCGAAAGCGCACTTTATGAACGACAGACCGATCGCCGCCCCCGTTGCCGCCATCGTCCTCGCCGCCGGCAAGGGGACGCGGATGAAGTCCGATCTCCACAAGGTGCTGCACCCGCTCGCCGGGCGGCCGATGCTGCTGCATCTGCTGGATTGCGTCGCCGCGCTGAAGCCGGCGCGCACGGTGGTGGTGGTCGGCGCCGGGCGCGAGCAGGTCGAGGCGGCGGTCACCCCGGTCGGCGCGGAGGTTGCGCATCAGGCCGAGCAGCTCGGCACCGGACATGCGGTGCATCAGGCGGAAACGGCGCTCGACGGTTTCGCCGGTGACGTGCTCATTCTTTACGGCGACGTGCCGCTGGTCAGCACGGAGACGATGCAACGGATGCTCGATCGGCTCCACGCGGCGGATCGGCCCGCGATGGTGGTGCTTGGCTTCCGCCCGGCCGATGCCGGCGCTTATGGCCGGATCATCGCCGATGGCGACGGGCGCATCGCGAAAATGGTCGAGTTCAAGGACGCGACGGCCGAGGAACGTGCGGTAACGCTCTGTAACTCCGGCTTGATGGCGGTGCGTTCGGAAGATCTGTTCCAGCTGCTCGCGCGGGTCGACAACAACAATGCGGCGGGCGAATTCTACCTCCCCGATATCGTCATGCTGGCGGGGGCGGATGGTCGCCCCTCCGCCGTGATCGAAACGGATGAGGCGCAGGTCGCCGGGGTCAACAGCCGCGCGGAACTGGCGATCGTCGAGCGGGCCTGGCAGGAGCGGCGGCGCGCGCAGGCGATGGCCGATGGCGCCACGTTGATCGCGCCGGAAACGGTGTGGTTCGCCTATGACACGGCGATTGGCCGCGACGTGACGGTGGAGCCCAACGTCGTATTCGGCCCCGGTGTGACGGTGGCGGACGGCGCGACGATCCACGCGTTCAGCCATATCGAAGGGGCGGAAATCGGCGCGGGTTGCTCGGTTGGTCCTTATGCACGGCTGCGGCCCGGCGCGGTGATGCACGCCCGCTCACGCGTCGGCAATTTCGTCGAGATGAAGAAAGCGGTGCTGGGCGAAGGCGCCAAGGCGAACCACCTCACCTATCTCGGCGATGCGGAGGTGGGAGCGGGTGCCAATATCGGTGCCGGAACGATTACCTGCAATTACGATGGTTTCTTCAAATATCGTACGAAGATCGGCGCGGGGGCCTTCATCGGCTCCAATTCCGCGCTGGTCGCGCCGGTGACGATCGGCGACGGTGCGATCGTCGGGGCCGGTGCGGTAGTGACGCGCGATGTGGGCGCGGATGCGCTTGCGCTCGTTCGCCCGGCGCAGGAAGAAAAGCCCGGCTGGGCGGCCCGTTTCCGTCAACAGATGACGGCGCGTAAGAAAGCGGCCAAATAGTTTCCCAAATCAACTGAACACTCTGGAAGATCGAGGCAGTCATGTGCGGCATTGTGGGCATTCTGGGCAATGAAGACGTGGCCGATCGGCTGCTCGACGGGCTGAAGCGGCTGGAATATCGCGGCTATGATTCGGCCGGGATCGCGACGGTTCGCGACGGCGCGATCGATCGCCGGCGCGCGTCGGGCAAGCTGGTCAATCTGGCGCGCGAACTTGCCGCCAATCCGCTGCCCGGCGATGTCGGCATCGCGCACACTCGCTGGGCGACCCATGGCGGCCCGACCACCAACAACGCGCACCCCCATGCGACCGAGTATGTCGCGGTGGTCCACAACGGAATTATAGAGAATTTCAAGCCGTTGCGTGACGAACTTATCGCGCGGGGACGTGTGTTCACCAGCGAAACCGATACCGAGGTGGTCGCGCATCTCGTCAGCGAGAAGATCGAGGCGGGGATGGCCCCGGCGGAAGCGGTCAGCGAGGTGCTGCCGCGGCTCCACGGCGCATTCGCGCTGGCGATCCTGTTCCGCGATCATCCCGAATTGCTGATCGGCGCGCGGCTCGGCTCGCCGCTCGTGGTCGGCTATGGCGATGGCGAGACCTATCTCGGCTCCGACGCGCTGGCGCTCGCGCCGCTGACGCAGCGCATCGCCTATCTCGATGAGGGCGATTGGGTGGTGTGCACGCGCGACGGCGCGCAGGTGTTCGATCGCGACAACAATCCGGTCGAGCGCGCGATCACCATTTCGGGCGTGACGGGGGCGCTGATCGACAAGGGCAACCATCGCCACTTCATGCAGAAGGAGATCTTCGAGCAGCCGATCGTCGTCGCCCAGACGCTGCGCGCCTATCTCCAGCGCATGGAGGATCGCGTTACGCTGCCGATCCCGGAATATGATCTGTCGGCGATCAAGCGCGTCACGATCGTGGCGTGCGGCACCAGTTTCTATGCCGGGATGGTCGCGAAATACTGGTTCGAGCAATTCGCGCGCGTGCCGGTCGATCTCGATGTCGCATCCGAGTTCCGTTATCGCGCGCCGGTGATGGAGCCGGGCGGGCTGATGATCGTCATCAGCCAGTCGGGCGAGACGGCCGACACGCTCGCGGCGCTGCGCCATGCGCGCAGCGAGGGGCAGACGATCGCGGCGGTGGTAAACGTGCCGACCAGTTCGATGGCGCGCGAGGCTGATCTGCTGCTGCCCACCCATGCCGGGCCGGAAATCGGCGTGGCCTCGACCAAGGCATTCACCTGCCAGCTTGCGGTGCTGGCCGCGCTCGCCGCCAATCTCGCCCGCGCCAAGGGGAAGCTGACCCCGGCGGACGAGAAAGCGATCGTCAAGCATCTGTCCGAAGCGCCGGCCGCGCTCAACGCCGCGCTGGCCTATGACGAGGCGATCGAGGCGATGGCCGGCGTGGTCGCCGGTGCGCGCGACGTGCTCTATCTCGGGCGCGGGACGGATTATCCGCTG
Protein-coding sequences here:
- the glmU gene encoding bifunctional UDP-N-acetylglucosamine diphosphorylase/glucosamine-1-phosphate N-acetyltransferase GlmU, whose protein sequence is MNDRPIAAPVAAIVLAAGKGTRMKSDLHKVLHPLAGRPMLLHLLDCVAALKPARTVVVVGAGREQVEAAVTPVGAEVAHQAEQLGTGHAVHQAETALDGFAGDVLILYGDVPLVSTETMQRMLDRLHAADRPAMVVLGFRPADAGAYGRIIADGDGRIAKMVEFKDATAEERAVTLCNSGLMAVRSEDLFQLLARVDNNNAAGEFYLPDIVMLAGADGRPSAVIETDEAQVAGVNSRAELAIVERAWQERRRAQAMADGATLIAPETVWFAYDTAIGRDVTVEPNVVFGPGVTVADGATIHAFSHIEGAEIGAGCSVGPYARLRPGAVMHARSRVGNFVEMKKAVLGEGAKANHLTYLGDAEVGAGANIGAGTITCNYDGFFKYRTKIGAGAFIGSNSALVAPVTIGDGAIVGAGAVVTRDVGADALALVRPAQEEKPGWAARFRQQMTARKKAAK
- the glmS gene encoding glutamine--fructose-6-phosphate transaminase (isomerizing), translated to MCGIVGILGNEDVADRLLDGLKRLEYRGYDSAGIATVRDGAIDRRRASGKLVNLARELAANPLPGDVGIAHTRWATHGGPTTNNAHPHATEYVAVVHNGIIENFKPLRDELIARGRVFTSETDTEVVAHLVSEKIEAGMAPAEAVSEVLPRLHGAFALAILFRDHPELLIGARLGSPLVVGYGDGETYLGSDALALAPLTQRIAYLDEGDWVVCTRDGAQVFDRDNNPVERAITISGVTGALIDKGNHRHFMQKEIFEQPIVVAQTLRAYLQRMEDRVTLPIPEYDLSAIKRVTIVACGTSFYAGMVAKYWFEQFARVPVDLDVASEFRYRAPVMEPGGLMIVISQSGETADTLAALRHARSEGQTIAAVVNVPTSSMAREADLLLPTHAGPEIGVASTKAFTCQLAVLAALAANLARAKGKLTPADEKAIVKHLSEAPAALNAALAYDEAIEAMAGVVAGARDVLYLGRGTDYPLALEGALKLKEISYIHAEGYAAGEMKHGPIALIDENVPVIVIAPSGPLFDKTVSNMQEVQARGGKVVLISDYDGVEAAGEGCIATITMPKVHPLIAPLVYAVPVQLLAYHVAVAKGTDVDQPRNLAKSVTVE